The DNA sequence CTTTCATATCTTCTACTCTCATACTTTGAATTATTTCTCTGCTTTGGTTGATAAGTAGGATAAGTGCATGGAATTATCTCTCCATTGATATACTTGTCCCCTGAAAAAAAGAACCAAATGTGCATGAAAaatccctaaaaaattcaaagaTACATGTAAAACATTTAAAGGAATGAATAATGATGCAGAATTTGAGAAAGTAAGGAGACCTCCATAATCCTTGTTTTTCACATCTATATATGAGTCCGGCAATACCCAAAGGACTCCTGGCAGACCTACATAACATGAAATACACAAATAAATTTCCACAAAAGCAACAAAAAATCCATGATGAAAAATACTGAAACCTATGCTTAACAATGGTCACTTACCCTTAAATTTCTCAGAGGTTGCTTCATCAACAGTGCATTGGAATCCGGTGTATGTGGTGGTACTAAATGCATACATATTCTTCTTTGCCTCTTCCATGCTGATACACAAGTGCAGTACAAATTTAAAGCCAGtaccaaataattttttttttttaagaaaagagAATTCTTAAGAAACAATCAAGCTCCCCAAATCCAATTACTCCTCATATATCATTAAGCCAGGCCAGCATATAAGTAAAATATAACTACCATTAACTTCTATGAATCAATGCAAAAAATTTAACCAAATCTCAAGAATTGCACAATTCTTCTTCATTCAAACACAAATATCAATACCATTAAAAGGAAACCCCATCAAATCTCAGCATCAACATCCAAGTATACAACACAAAATCATGACATTCTAAATAGATAGATTAAAGAACTAACCTGCCCAAGACGGTGGCTAGGGTGTTGAGGTAAGTATCAATCATCTGCTCCCTAGTAGGAGCAGGATCCTTGGGAAATTCCATCACAATCAACCAATGATTATAATCGCATCCGGGCAACATTATTGTCTCTCTAGTGTCACTACTGCTGCTCCTTTTGGCCGAAAAATCTGAATCGGCGGCTGCTCGTGTCATCAACGGCCGTGGTTGCGTCCTGGCCCTGACAGAATGCCCCGGTGGTAGAGCCCATGATTGCGATGTGGAAGTAAGGAGCGGAGTAAAGGATGGCTTAAGCTGCGAAAAAGTACAGGCTAGGGTTTTGGGAGCGAAACAAGAGAGTATAAACGTTGCCATTGGATTGAGCACACTTGAGACACTGGCGATGGTGAGCGGCATTTCCGAAGATAAGGGAGCAAGGAGATTTGTGACAATCGTTTGAGGCCCAGTGGAGTAATGGAGGCCAATTGAATTGGACTAATGGACGGCCCAGCCATTTGATTTGTCTGCCCAACTTGGAAAATGATTTCACCTTCTATATTATTAATCACCTTCATGAAGCTTTGTCATcaaagagaaaatcaataaaaattaatccATAACTCTTTATTTCGGACAATTAAGTCcagtttttattaaatttaacacatattctaatgtttttaatatgattttgatacttaattacttttaaaataagatttatagattaatttaactatataatttttaatttaatttttaaatcgaaCTGACCGAATGTtaatactaaaatttatttcataaataaaaaattatttaatgatccttaattaattttaatcgaattttttatctattattttatgataaatCGTTTGACCAAATCTTCTATTACATCAGTTACTTAACAAACACTTGTGTATTTTACTGAATATGCACAGTACAAGGAATAAGAAACACCAGCAACACAGGAATCAAAAAGCTAACCAAACCTTGTACTTATGTCTAAGACTCATGACTGTTATTATAttagaatataataataatttgtggTAGAAATAATAGGAGCAGCTTAAACCTTCCAACTTCCTTGGGAATTTAGTTCTTGGACGAAAGCCATATTGAGGTTATGTCACATTGTGTTTGACCTTAAACTGTTTATTAAAGAGACAGCCTTATCTACTCTTGTTTCCATGCTTAATTATCTCTAAGCACACGtagcaaattaaaaaaataataataaaagaaaagattaaATATTTGATTGATTGTGTTGTATTTTAATATTCTATGTTTGTTGGTATTATGATGCAAAGCAAGTTAACTTAACCATCATAACTTCCTCATCACCAAATTCAACAAATCCATGTTTGGTTTACTAGTCTCATGTGTCCCCCTATAACATTCTTAAACATATCAATTAGATTCgattgtaaaatttaatttaaattataattatagagatttataatttaattttggcgtagtattattatttatgtgttaatattttaatttttaaaaatgtattaaaatatatatcttaattttaaaaaatatattaaaatattattacataaTTAAACCGTTaagaattgaattattttattttctcttccgttaaaaatagataaaacatatatatcgagaaattttaaaaacatcTCCTCCACACTTCTTTAAAGCATGCTTTGTTTTTCTTATTGGAATTGCTTTCAATATCACTTTCAACTGAAAATGGGTATTTTAATTCCCAAAgcaatttgtttttattttcaaacaatagatttgaaaagaaattttaattaaagagataattataaaaaataactacgtggcttgataatttttttaaatggaattttataatttaatttgtaacaAAATGAGACTTTTTTTTATCTCATATAGTTAATAAAGACTAATGTGAcacctataaattaattaaaaataatttttaattaaaataaattacattttaattcttaaaattttataaagcatataatttagtttaaatgtttataaatttaattataaagtttttattttataataaaataattcttataGTTATAATTCATTTCTCACATGTTTAttacatttaatatattaaaataaattaataaaataaaaattaaataaaaatcttgACACAATATGCATCTAAATTTAAATCTAAAGGGttgttttttatttaactttttctttctcgaTAAGGATAAAAATAagtatcaaatttttttatttttttatttttcacatataaaatattaaaatttaataaatagagagattaatttataaatataaagacttattaataattataatatttagagaccgatctataaaaatatagagactaatttcaattaaaaaatataaagtttaaattaaagaattattttattaatcaaacaaaatttaatagattaaatttaaaaatataaaaactaaatatagcttttattaaatattatcgagtaaattataatttattagtgATACTTCACGGTGTTAATGCTAATGGCGTGAAAATATATAACctttttgttataaattaaaatatagaaatttacTTGAAAATGCACTGaattatatgataatttttttataattatctaataattaaataaaaaggtaatttaattttttaatatatttttaataataaaaatagataaaaaataattagataaaatgagtgtttaaaaaaattaacattttaataaatttttaaaaatataaaaattaacttgtaaataataataatattcagagattaaataataaatcttccTAATAATTAAAAGGCTTTCAAAATAACACTTTAACGACATTTTAATtatcaaaaagaaaatttaaattttttcactatatataataatatattttatcaaaatatttattttaaatataataaaattataattttaactacctattttttatttattattaaaaagttaataaattataGTTTTATATGAAACAAATGTTTTAGttcttaaattattattattgacttataattacaattaaaatataaaaaataaaaatttacagtTGGTATTTTGAATAAAGTTTTATAATagtattattaaaagaaaatttaagttTGTGATTAACCTACTACAACTATTGTCTTTTATTTAGACTCGCGACTATTTAtacataaattatataaaaatataaatctatttaaaaaaacagTTCATGATGCATATGAATGGATAAATTATACATGGATGTAGCTAGAGGGAATGCTTCCCTTGGTAATAATGGCAATACAGAAAGGGCATGAAAAGAGTAGGTCCATCTTCCAATTCTCTTTATTGTTTCATCATGAAAGATAAAACCCTAAAAAATCAATGCCTACAATCTAACAACCTTAGTTTGAACTCGCATGGCTTCTGAAAGTCCTTTGATCAATAAGAACAAACTTGACATATTTCAATCACTTTGTGTTTCTCTTTTATTAATGATGAATCAAACTGCTGGGATTAGCCACCAAATGGAGAGGAAACATTTCTCAACCATGGGTGAATTTTGATTTAGATATCAATTATCTTAGTGAAAATTAATGTCTGTTGGTTAGGGTTCTTAGCAGCTGAGGACTCATGTATCATATAGGGCTTTTTGTAAATCCATTGCATTTGACCCAAATGAAGGGGCAAGAAgaagaattttcttttaattttttttcaatatgaGTCAATTATCCATGTCAACCCCACACAAAGCAAAGGAGACTTAATTAATAGGTGAGACTTGATAAatctaaaaagaaaatgattaaGGACGTGTCATCTTTGGGAATAATTTaggaaattaaatattaaaaaccaCTCTCTCTCACAAGTCAATCTAGATGGGGATAGCCATGGATTATGATATTATATCCTCAAGAGAATTAGAGTTCCAATTGTGTTTATAGTAGTGGGTTGGTAACGGGGATAGAGATTAATTAGAGGGTAGGTAATTATAACTTTTAAATCATAGTATCAGCATTGTGATTGCTATGATGACTGTCGGTGTATTCATATTTTGGAACCAGATCGAATTTTGAAGAAGGACATAGGTCCAAGATCCATCATACCACATGTAAATAGATCGATCCAACTTCATGCGATTCAGTTCAGTGATGTGAAGTAGACCGAATCGACCACGTACAAAGCTCTATTTAAGGAAAGTCCAATTCGGTAACGTAATAAGCGGTAATGAGTGCAAGTCCAATCAACTCAACCCTGTGAACACGCATGCAGGAAAGAATTAAATGATTGTCTGATATGAAATAATGTTTTGACTTGTTCGTCTATACGGTCTGAGTGATAGAAATAAATGACACTGTAATAGAAAGGCGGTTATATATCGCTAGcagataaaagaaagagaaataaaaagaaaatagtgATCTttcctaattaaatttaaaaatattataaaccttattttttaaatttcagaataatgataaataataaatattattaatttaaagctctttttaataattactttataataataaaaataataataataattactatTGTTACTCGTTATTAAGtatgacaaaaaaaataaaaataaaaataaaataaaacaacttCCACACTTGACAAAACTCTGAATTAGAAGTCTTGGACAGAAACCTAAAATCTCAAAATCAACTAGAAGATTCAAACTTCTAATACTCGCTTTACAAAAATAGGTacttaattaaataatgaaaatattacaTTTGGTCAATGAGACACAATTCATTGTATTCCTCTCCACCTATAACTTCAGGTTCATCACCACTTGATATAAACCTATTCATaaactcttctctttttttttttactcttttGATATAacagatttttattttattttgtggttttaacaaaaaggaaaaatacaataataataataaaaaagatcttGCCTTCTTTTCGTCAGGGCAAGTGTCCTTTGCTCTCATTACACTGCCACGTGATATCAGTACACCTTTTACATTGGACCACGGTCGTCTGTGTCCAAACGGTGCGTGTCAGTTTGCGTCTCTTTAGTTTGTCATCTTTCAAACGTCAGCATTACTTAATTTCGACATCacttgtgtatatatatattcatgtaTCTCGCGTATAATTAAAATAcggttaaaataaatatattaaattatagttttgaatttaaatttatttttaaattattaggtTTAATcgcaatttatatttataataattagcattggaaaaagaaaagcaaCTATAATTAgtgaaagaaaaaacaaattatAGATATGAATGTGCTTAATTAAGCACGCCTAAGAAAATCATGTTGATTGATTGTTGGTAAACATTAAgattaagaaatataattaaagtGGGGTCTGAAAATTTTATCATAGCCAATATAATTTAGTCTATAAAGTTGATATactcatttaaaaataaatattaagtgaaaaaatttaaaggttaaataaaaatacagcGTGAGAGATCAACCTACTTGTAAATCAGACGATCTAAATACAAGGGTAATTTCGGAAGGAAGAAAGAACATtctaaaagagaaagaagacaAGGGGAAAATCCAAGGGGTGGATGGCGGTGTGACCTAATATCGTTTTTGAAGCAATTACAAATTTGAAAGGGACTTaaagtctctctctctctctcatctcTTACCCTCGTCATTCATTTAGTCAAGGGTCAATTCCGTCTACGCGCTGTCCTTACgcaaataaaatagtaattttatttttttagaaatttattagctattctctaatattttttaaattttaaatatttattgattaatttatttattgattgcaTATTCTGATTTAGTGCCCTTTTCACCGCGACTGCTGGTTAAGCTCGCCGTTGGGTTGGCTTGCGCCTTCTGCATCTTTTTTAAATGAGTGGTTTTCTTTAGCCTTCTCTTCTGCTTCTGTGGAAAATGTCTCCCTTATGCTAATGATCTTATAGGCTTTGTGGCAAAATAGGAACAATGTTGTATGGAAGGGCCAGGGTCAGACTGCGagtggtgtgttcttcatgACTCTGAATTTTTTTACAGCAATGGAAAGCAGCCCGGGTCGTGTCCTCAGTAAGCACCATTGTTGACCCGGCTCGCCCGATCTGGTCTCCTCCGCCGCACGGTTGGATCAAAGCGAACATTGACACTTCTTTAAGCTTGCAACGAGGTTCGGTAGGTTTCGGTTGTGTAATCCGGAAGGATGATGAGAGTTTTGTGGCTGCTAGAGCAGACTCTTTTTATAGCCAGATGGATGCAAAGTGTGCTGAAACTATAGCATTCCGGGAAgcattgagctggattaaagagtgtggATGCGATCAAATTCTTTTCGAATTGGATGCTCAGGTACTTGTGATGTCAGTTAATTGTATTTTGTTAGATGATTTATCGTCTTTTGGCCTTTTGGTTCTAAGATTGTAAACTGTTTCTATCTAGTTATGAGGAAGCAAAGTGTGTTTTTATTCATAgatctgcgaatgatgtcgctaATGTTTTAGcaacatcggctcattctgagtcaaATCAAGGAGTTTGAATTGATATCCCTCCTCCTCACATTGTTTCTTTATTCTCTTTGAATTAATGACGTTTTCttcttatttcaaaaaaaaaaaagttaaaaattaaaaaaaattaaaatattcttaatacaaataaattatttttaaaactttcatattttaaaatattttttaaattaataaatcaattactaataaatttttctatattatataaattaaataatttctttttaaatttattatttacctTTACTTATacttttatatacatatatcatCACAAAATTTTTACCTCTCATGTACAAAAAGTTTGAGCTTAATTATCAAACAAAGCTCAAACAAGACTTTATGAATTAAAGTCaaggcttttttttttatagattttttatCGTTGAGAGACCTGCTCTAAGGAGTTTCGATTTTATTCAGTGGAGAGGTTGCCTAATGCTAGATGTTGATAACTCGAGTTTGCATCGCTATATCGGTCATCATTTCCATCGGTCTTTAATGGCTAAGCTCTGTAGCATCTCTTTCCTCAATTGTTTTTGCTGATAGCTGAGTCTCGTTGtagccatttttttttttttttttcttgagttttgtgTTGCATGTCAGTTTTCctctttcttttgtttctgTGTTATTGAGGTTATATTGGGTTATTTTGTTTCTTTTGTTGCACTAGTTGATGGCTGGCATTCTAATGATGTGTGATGGAGTGATAAAGTGGTTTGGCGATAGccttgttttattttctctccatttatgtccgatttgatttattttatagttaatttttaaatttgatttggtttttaattttattttttattggctGAATTTAACTTTTATAGTCTCTATAACCCTTTGTATACTCTACTCTGTAGGACTTTGAAATTGCAAATTTCACTTtgcatgatatatatataatatgaagTATAATATgcacataatttataataaaattaaatatataaatatttaatgaaacattttaatatataataagtatttattatttataaatatattacatataataaatataaaatatatttatttttaagaaaaacactatatatattaataaaaattctaaaaattatactaattttttttacaattatggctattataaattaatttaaaatttaaaatacggtCAGAAAAATTTGGACAACCAgaaagtgaaaataaaaataaccataactccaaaatcaaaataatcCAGTTAAAGGAAAGTACTCGATCCGCAATAGATATCAAAAATCGTGGAAAGGACACGCCCTTCAACATTCCAATCACACCTTCCGAGCCATCACTCTCTACTGCTATCACTCTAACCATCGACcaccttaaaattaaattaatggtCTCAAAGAATCTAGTAAATtaactttaataattttttgtttgataaaataaatatttgataaacAATATTATTAAATCGTAAGTAAGAATGGCGTTTGACAGGATGAGATAAGCCAACAGAATgttagaagaaaataataattaaaataagaattaGAGATTGGGAAATGAATGAGGATTAGAGAGGGAGGTGACTGATGGATGTGAAGGCAATTAAGgtcaaatgaaattttaatccgatgatgaatttaaataaaattgtcaCTGTCGGTCGCCCCCTTTGACTCTTGGCTCTACTTAAGAGGCCCTAGGTGCTTCGCACGCGCGCGTGCCCTCGTGGGTCCTACGTTGACTCCAACATTAACGACTTCTAATATTACGCGTTTCACACTTCTAATACTTTCAATAGGGCAGAAAATaccaatttaattataaaaaaatctatatattttaaaattatttcttatttttatataaattaaacaataataataatgaaaatttctATATAATTCACACGTGGATGTCTCTGACACAAATTCTTTGAGTTGAATCTAAATCGCAGACTACGGCTAGCTTTggtatatacataatcatggtCAACTGAGTCTGAGTTTGTAAGTGTTGAAATTAATTGTAATTCACACGTGGACGTCTCTTTCTCGCATTCTTAATTTCCATTTCCGattataaaaagaagaaaaaaaaaagaagctcaTGGATCTCGCCTAACTTACCTGTTTCATTCCAAGTCAACTCCAGTCAGCAAAATTTCGGTTGAAATATTAGTTGTTGAACCTAATTTCTCTGCTCACAGCAAGTTGCTTTAGACTTACATTCCTTGatttattacaattatttttatttttaaaatattatttacttaAGTTTTCTCAAAAGTTTGCAGTTTGCTGATTTCATTGCGTTATAAAAATTAGGTAAGTTTACTTGTTTTTGGTCAACTGTGCCACCAATTAGCTAACTTGCCTCTCAATATAATGAAGAGATTTGCAAAGACCAAACAAAAAGTTTAGGTATATCTGTTtcgcaaaattaaaattttacatatacATTGTTTgttattttctcaaaaatatCGTGTTgggttaaaatttattttttattaattaaattttttaaatactctaaatatgaaaaaatataaaaatattttttatgaaacaaacaaaaatttaataaaatatgtattttgtatttaataaaattataattttatttatacattttatctattataaaaaattacaataaatataataatttttaaattattattattttatgattataatttaaatacataaaataaaaatttacggcttaaatttatttttggaataatgttttatagaaaaattttataaaataaaagcatataatagcaaataatttaattaatgatttcttaataaatacatactaaagtgaaaaaattaataaaatatataaacctCAAGATCTTTTTTTGAGTTATGGATTTTATTTCTCAAACGAAAGAAAGAGGTTGCGTAAGCAAGTGCGTCTCACGCTCCAAGGAATTTGAGTATAGAACAACCTCAACTCATATACTTGGAATGGGACCATACTCCAATTGAaaccaattatatatatagaaaaagttattaaactcaattaatttgaattatttttagagtatggaattttaataattaaagagaCTCAGATTTAagtcataatttttataattttttattaaaaataaataataaattctaataataatgaaaaaaatataatatatatatatattacaaatttttaaaaaaattactatgtaatatttataatataaaaaatttattcatcgattcattaattttataaaaatatatactaattaGTTATTTAATGTCGAGAGtagttacttttttattttaatttttttaattaaaattaattaataaattttaaaattttaaaaatatattaatatattttttaaaattaaaaaattaattaatgaatttttttatattataagaatcaaataataatttttttttgagaagATGAATAAttgggaaagatttgaagtaaaagaaaatgaaagaaaattcgATTCAAAATGTCTCAACTCGTTTGTCCAATCATCCCGTTTGATTTGTCAACTGAGTTTCTGGTAATTTCCCTTGTCGTACCCTTCAACCTcttcatatatataaattacacAAGCTCCTTCACTAGTAAATTACCTTATATATATAGACAGAGAGAAAGGAGAGAAGAcagagatatatatatatataggacgCTCAAGGTCCCAACAACAAGAAAGAAGATAAAAGAGAAAGACAAGTTCTCGGCCATGGCAGAGGAGTTTCAGACCGGGATTTGCGGCGGCAACTGGTGGAACTTGTCGACCAGCTTGTTCATGGGTGGAGGATCATCACCCTGTTCCACGACGGGGATTAACGCAGCTGACATGGGGAATACATATGGGTCGTGGATGGCAACAGATGTGATGGATTTGAAGCCAAGATCATGCAAGCTCGAttctaataatattattaactgTAATTCAATCTCTGAGTTTTTGCAAGAAAATTCTCAGAAGCCTCAGCA is a window from the Manihot esculenta cultivar AM560-2 chromosome 16, M.esculenta_v8, whole genome shotgun sequence genome containing:
- the LOC110603750 gene encoding multiple organellar RNA editing factor 9, chloroplastic; the encoded protein is MPLTIASVSSVLNPMATFILSCFAPKTLACTFSQLKPSFTPLLTSTSQSWALPPGHSVRARTQPRPLMTRAAADSDFSAKRSSSSDTRETIMLPGCDYNHWLIVMEFPKDPAPTREQMIDTYLNTLATVLGSMEEAKKNMYAFSTTTYTGFQCTVDEATSEKFKGLPGVLWVLPDSYIDVKNKDYGGDKYINGEIIPCTYPTYQPKQRNNSKYESRRYERRRDGPPPERRRPRQGANTSEPSG